Proteins co-encoded in one Dehalogenimonas sp. WBC-2 genomic window:
- the yajC gene encoding preprotein translocase subunit YajC codes for MGNDTFTLVGFMILMFAAFYFLIIRPQQKKQKRQQEMLSDLKRDDRVITIGGIYGIIEALDEKSIVIKTESGALLRLVRGGVAMKQEDEVVT; via the coding sequence ATGGGAAATGATACTTTTACCCTGGTTGGTTTTATGATATTGATGTTTGCCGCTTTCTATTTTCTTATTATCCGGCCCCAGCAAAAGAAACAAAAACGGCAACAGGAAATGCTTTCGGATCTTAAGCGCGATGATCGGGTTATTACTATTGGCGGCATCTACGGAATTATCGAGGCCTTGGATGAAAAAAGCATTGTAATAAAAACCGAATCCGGTGCCTTACTTAGATTGGTAAGGGGTGGTGTGGCCATGAAACAGGAAGACGAGGTTGTGACCTAG
- a CDS encoding L-aspartate oxidase, with product MAAYDYIIIGSGIAGLYSALLARRHGSVLIVTKGSIDECNTRFAQGGIAAAIGVGDSPELHFKDTVAAGAGLSDEKAVRILAEEAVLGIKDLIEFGVPFDTVDGEVALTLEAAHSLPRILHAGGDATGRYIEETLSAKVLSADIQVAEHCLATKLIVEDGRVLGLDTLDTLTGQRNTIGCYHLILATGGAGQLFSMTTNPDVATGDGVALAYNAGADIIDMEFFQFHPTVLKIPGVPPFLISESMRGEGGVLRSLDGRRFMSDYTPDAELAPRDVVSRAIVAEMTKTGTEHVYLDVTHLPATLVLTRFPQIYRHCQENGLDIKHDLIPVAPAAHYMIGGVRVNNWGATSISGLYAAGEVSCTGVHGANRLASNSLLEVLVFSRRIIEHSIGRGENNALAPTERRRLAVNEPHKVLSLPEKRELQNLLWRTAGIERNGPELADTAAKLRDWSVLSDTEPGDRYEYENRNLILTGRLLVEAALYRAESRGSHFRTDFPASSVQWRRHIVINTR from the coding sequence ATGGCGGCATACGATTACATCATAATCGGTTCAGGCATTGCAGGGTTGTACAGTGCTCTCCTGGCCCGTCGCCATGGCTCAGTGTTAATTGTCACTAAGGGCAGTATTGATGAGTGCAACACCCGTTTTGCTCAAGGTGGTATCGCCGCGGCTATCGGCGTTGGTGACTCCCCGGAGCTTCATTTCAAAGATACCGTAGCTGCCGGCGCTGGTCTGAGTGATGAGAAGGCAGTGCGGATACTGGCAGAAGAAGCCGTTCTCGGTATAAAAGATCTTATTGAGTTCGGCGTTCCTTTTGATACGGTAGATGGAGAGGTCGCTTTAACTCTTGAAGCGGCACATTCCCTACCTCGTATTTTACATGCCGGTGGAGACGCAACTGGCCGCTATATTGAAGAAACACTTTCCGCCAAAGTGCTTTCTGCGGATATTCAGGTGGCTGAGCACTGTCTGGCTACTAAACTCATTGTTGAAGATGGCAGAGTCCTGGGATTGGATACCCTTGATACGCTGACAGGGCAAAGAAATACCATTGGTTGTTACCATCTGATACTGGCAACTGGCGGTGCCGGGCAACTTTTTAGCATGACCACCAACCCTGATGTAGCCACCGGTGACGGTGTTGCCCTGGCTTACAATGCAGGCGCCGATATTATAGATATGGAATTTTTTCAATTTCATCCGACCGTACTCAAAATACCGGGAGTACCTCCATTTCTAATTTCGGAATCAATGAGGGGTGAAGGTGGTGTGTTGCGATCACTGGATGGTCGGCGTTTCATGAGTGATTACACACCTGATGCTGAATTAGCGCCTCGTGATGTGGTTTCCCGTGCGATTGTTGCTGAGATGACTAAAACCGGCACTGAACACGTCTATCTTGACGTTACCCATTTACCGGCAACACTGGTACTAACACGGTTTCCCCAGATATACCGTCATTGTCAGGAAAATGGGTTGGATATCAAGCATGATCTTATCCCGGTGGCACCAGCGGCACATTATATGATTGGAGGGGTTAGGGTAAACAACTGGGGGGCGACATCCATTTCGGGGTTATACGCTGCAGGTGAGGTGTCTTGTACCGGGGTGCATGGTGCCAACCGTCTGGCATCTAATTCACTGCTTGAGGTATTAGTTTTTTCCCGTCGAATAATTGAACACAGTATTGGCCGGGGTGAGAATAATGCTTTAGCTCCAACTGAACGACGAAGACTTGCTGTTAATGAACCTCATAAGGTACTATCATTACCCGAAAAGCGTGAGTTGCAAAATCTTTTGTGGCGAACGGCTGGAATTGAGAGGAACGGTCCTGAACTGGCCGACACGGCGGCTAAACTAAGGGATTGGTCTGTGTTATCGGATACTGAACCGGGTGACCGCTATGAATATGAGAATAGAAATCTGATATTGACAGGCCGGCTTTTGGTAGAAGCAGCTCTATATCGTGCCGAAAGCCGTGGTAGTCATTTTCGTACTGATTTTCCAGCGTCTTCGGTTCAATGGCGCCGGCACATAGTGATTAATACCAGGTAA
- a CDS encoding quinolinate phosphoribosyltransferase (decarboxylating) codes for MGTQNQIEQIIDVALGEDVGRGDRTTELVIPPNMGGSAAIVAKEPAVVCGGEIARIACLKVDSSLQVKINIQDGSRAKAGDVVMVITGRVVSILKVERVILNFISHLSGVATLTASYVEKVKGMDVKISDTRKTLPGLRLIEKYAVYAAGGINHRPDLASGILIKDNHLVAMAAKGISIADGIAKAKAEAKGMKVEIEVQNLDQLKQAIDGKPDIIMLDNMSIDSINQAVKMVPPSISLEASGGITLDNVREVAEAGVDVISVGALTHSAPAMDFNLEFITGRPPAAE; via the coding sequence ATGGGAACTCAAAACCAAATTGAACAGATCATTGATGTTGCCCTGGGAGAAGATGTTGGCCGGGGAGACCGGACCACAGAATTAGTGATTCCCCCAAATATGGGTGGCAGTGCCGCAATTGTGGCGAAGGAACCGGCCGTGGTTTGTGGTGGTGAAATCGCGCGTATTGCGTGTTTGAAAGTCGATTCAAGTCTCCAGGTCAAGATAAATATTCAGGACGGCAGCCGAGCTAAGGCTGGTGATGTGGTGATGGTGATTACTGGACGGGTGGTGAGCATCTTGAAGGTAGAACGGGTTATCCTTAATTTTATCAGCCATCTGTCCGGTGTAGCCACCCTTACAGCCAGCTATGTTGAAAAAGTCAAAGGCATGGATGTCAAAATTAGTGATACCCGGAAAACGTTGCCGGGTCTTCGGTTGATAGAGAAATATGCGGTTTATGCTGCTGGCGGTATTAATCATCGTCCAGATCTGGCCAGCGGCATACTTATCAAAGACAATCATTTGGTGGCTATGGCTGCTAAAGGTATAAGTATAGCTGATGGTATTGCCAAGGCCAAAGCAGAAGCTAAGGGGATGAAGGTGGAGATAGAGGTACAGAACCTTGACCAATTGAAACAGGCCATTGATGGTAAACCCGATATAATAATGTTAGACAATATGAGCATTGATAGTATCAATCAAGCAGTAAAAATGGTGCCACCTTCCATAAGCCTGGAAGCATCTGGTGGTATTACACTGGATAATGTTCGGGAAGTGGCTGAGGCTGGGGTAGACGTCATATCTGTTGGAGCTTTAACTCATTCGGCTCCAGCGATGGATTTCAACCTGGAATTTATCACCGGACGACCGCCTGCTGCGGAATAA
- the pilT gene encoding PilT (Twitching motility protein), producing the protein MKADELLRAMVKAGASDMHLKVPNPPVFRIDGVLKRQTNYACINASDMENLFKEMASPTQQEIFIRTKELDFALSVPDVSRFRVNILYQRGTISIAVRHVPFHIMTIDMLNLPGIFKSLIMKPRGLILVTGPTGSGKSTTMAAMLQHLNENRHSSVITIEDPIEYVFQDSKCIIAQRELGGDTTSYPTALHHALRHDPDVIVVGEIRDVETITTAIAAAETGHLVLGTLHTINAVQTVDRVIDMYPPNQQHQIRMQLSQVLEAIISQTLIIRANGHGRVGCFEMLLATTAVRNLIREGKTFELHSIMQLNRQIGMQTLDQNLAELAANGIITKDEALMKSDNPDRLERLIEDTKRNVKGPDPFKP; encoded by the coding sequence ATGAAAGCTGACGAACTGTTGCGTGCAATGGTCAAAGCCGGTGCTTCCGACATGCATCTGAAGGTGCCCAACCCGCCGGTTTTCCGTATTGATGGCGTCCTAAAACGTCAAACAAACTATGCCTGTATCAACGCCAGCGATATGGAGAATCTGTTCAAGGAAATGGCCAGCCCCACACAGCAAGAGATATTTATTAGAACAAAAGAACTTGATTTTGCTCTTTCGGTGCCCGATGTTTCTCGTTTTAGAGTTAACATCCTATACCAGCGCGGCACCATATCTATTGCAGTCCGGCATGTGCCGTTCCATATCATGACCATAGATATGTTGAACTTACCAGGTATCTTTAAAAGTTTAATCATGAAACCCCGGGGACTAATACTAGTAACCGGCCCTACGGGCTCGGGGAAATCTACCACCATGGCCGCTATGCTACAACACTTGAACGAAAACCGTCATTCCAGTGTCATTACAATTGAAGACCCCATTGAGTATGTTTTTCAGGACAGCAAATGCATTATCGCCCAACGCGAACTCGGCGGTGATACAACGTCCTATCCTACCGCTCTGCACCACGCCTTGCGCCATGACCCGGACGTTATTGTTGTCGGCGAAATCCGCGATGTTGAAACTATCACTACGGCTATTGCAGCTGCCGAAACGGGGCACCTTGTTTTGGGAACGCTACATACAATCAATGCGGTACAAACGGTTGATCGAGTAATTGACATGTATCCACCTAACCAACAACACCAGATAAGGATGCAGCTATCGCAAGTGTTGGAAGCTATTATTTCGCAGACACTTATCATCAGAGCCAATGGTCACGGCCGTGTCGGTTGTTTTGAAATGCTATTAGCCACTACTGCAGTCAGAAATCTTATCCGTGAAGGCAAGACCTTTGAACTCCACTCCATCATGCAACTCAACCGTCAAATAGGTATGCAAACCTTGGACCAAAATCTGGCTGAACTGGCCGCCAACGGTATTATCACAAAAGATGAAGCCTTGATGAAAAGCGATAATCCTGACCGCTTGGAAAGGCTTATTGAGGACACAAAACGTAATGTCAAAGGGCCTGACCCGTTCAAACCTTAA